The sequence ATCTCGGGCGGCCCGTTCGAGGGCGTCGGCGTCGCGTCGAAGGGCTCGGCGCTCCTCGTCGGGATCGCCGTGGCCGCCGTCATGACGGCCGTCTACCTCGCCGCACTGGCGGCCATGCGCTCGTCGGAGCTGCAGCAGCTCACGGGTCCCGTGCTGCGCCGCATCCGCCGTCGCTGAGCCTTCCGCCCACGCTGAACAGGACCGGTCCCACGGGCCTGTCCGCAGCGGTGTCCCGGCCAGGTGGAGGCGGAGGAATAGCCGCTACCGTGGGTCTGTTGCAGAGGTGAGCGGGCGCCGGGACGGTGCCCCGCCGAGCAGTGGAGGAGAAGCCGTCGTGCGTCAGATCATCATCATCGGTTCGGGTCCCGCGGGATACACGGCCGCCATCTACGCCGCGCGCGCCAACCTCACCCCCCTCCTCATCGCCAGCTCGGTCGAGGCCGGCGGCGAGCTCATGAACACCACCGAGGTCGAGAACTACCCGGGCTTCCCCGAGGGCATCCAGGGTCCCGACCTCATGATGGCGATGCAGGCGCAGGCCGAGCGCTTCGGCACCGAGGTCGTCCTCGACGACGTCACGTCGGTGGACCTGACGGGCGACGTCAAGCGCGTCACCCTCGGCAACGGCGACGTGCACGAGGCCCTCGCGGTCATCGCCGCCACCGGATCCGCGTACCGCAAGCTCGGCCTCCCCGCGGAGGACCGCTTCAGCGGCCACGGCGTCTCCTGGTGCGCCACGTGCGACGGCTTCTTCTTCCGCCAGAAGACCATCGCGGTCGTCGGCGGCGGCGACAGCGCGATGGAGGAGGCCACGTTCCTCACCCGCTTCGCGGAGAAGGTCTACGTCATCCACCGCAAGGACACCCTGCGCGCCTCCAAGATCATGCAGGAGCGCGCGTTCGAGAACCCGAAGATCGAGTTCGTCTGGAACGCGCAGGTGGTCGACATCACCGGCGGCGAGAAGGTCGACGGCGTCGTCCTCGAGGACACCGTCACGGGCGAGCAGCGCCCGCTCGCGCTCGACGGCCTCTTCATCGCCATCGGCAACGACCCGCGCACGCACCTCTTCCACCAGCAGCTGGAGCTGACCGCCGAGGGCACCATCGCCGTCGAGGGCCGCTCCTCGCGCACGAACCTGCCGGGCGTGTTCGCCGCCGGCGACGTGATCGACCCCACCTACCGCCAGGCCATCACCGCCGCGGCGTCCGGCACCGTCGCCGCGCTCGACGCCGAGCACTTCCTCGCGTCCCTGCCCGACACGCTGCTCGACGCGGCGTCGGACGGTCCGGACGGACCCGCGGGCCATGGCGCTCCGGCAGCTGGCAGCGCGGTGGATCCCGACGGCGAGCTCGTCGGCGCCGAGCAGTAGTCCTCGGCGCTCCGGCGCCCCCATCTGAAGGACCCGGGAACCGCCCGGGTCCACCCGAACCGCACGAAGGAGCACCCATGTCCCACTCCCGCGACGTCACCGACGCCAGCTTCCAGGCCGACGTCCTCGACGCCGAGAAGACCGTCATCGTCGACTTCTGGGCCCCCTGGTGCGGCCCCTGCAAGGCCGTCTCCCCGGTCCTCGACCAGATCGCCGCCGAGAACCCCGGCATCGAGCTCGTCAAGATCGACGTGGACGACAACCCCGAGGTCGCGATGAAGTACAAGATCACCTCGATCCCGGCCATGAAGGTCTTCCAGAAGGGCGAGGTCGTCAAGACCGTCATCGGCGCCAAGCCGAAGCCGGCCCTCGAGCAGGAGTTCGCCGACTTCCTCAAGTAGACCGCTTGCGCCGAGTGCGCGACGAGCACCACCCGGAGGGTCCGGCACCACGAGGTGCCGGGCCCTCCGTCGTCCTCGCGATCCGAGCCGCGCCGTCCGTGCGCGGCCACCGACGGGGATCCCCCACGGCCTCCCGTTAGGCTGATCGGCAATCGGACAGTGAGAGACGTGACGTGACACCTGCAGGCAGCCCCCGCGATCCCGCGGGCACCAACCTCGACCCTTGGTTCCCCCACTACGCGGAGAGGACCTCGGGCCTCAGCGCCTCCGAGGTGCGCGCCCTCTTCGCCGTGGCCTCGCGCCCGGAGGTGGTGTCGCTCGCCGGGGGCATGCCGTTCGTCTCCGCCCTCCCGCAGGAGCTCATCGTCACGGCGATGGAGAAGGTCATGCGCGAGCGCGGACCCGTCGCCCTGCAGTACGGCGGAGGCCAGGGCACTCCCGAGCTCCGCGAGGACATCCTCGAGGTCATGGCGCTCGAGGGGATTCGCGGCAGCGTCGACGACATCGTCACCACCACGGGCTCGCAGCAGGCGCTCGACCTGGTCACGAAGCTGTTCATCGACCCGGGCGACGTGATCCTCGCCGAGGCCCCCAGCTACGTCGGCGCCATCGGCGTCTTCCGTAGCTACCAGGCCGTGGTCGAGCACGTGATCATGGACGACGACGGCCTCGTCCCCGAGGCGCTCCGCGAGGCCATCGCGCGCATCCGCGGCGAGGGCCGCACCATCAAGTTCCTCTACACGGTCCCCAACTTCCACAACCCGGCGGGCGTCACCATGTCGGCCGCCCGCCGTCCGGAGATCCTCGAGATCTGCCGGTCGAACGACATCCTCGTCCTCGAGGACAACCCCTACGGCCTGCTCTGGTTCGACCGCCCCGCGCCGGACGCGATGCGGAGCCTCGACGACGAGGGCGTCATCTACCTCGGCTCGTTCTCGAAGACGCTCGCCCCGGGCTTCCGGGTCGGCTGGGCGCTCGCGCCGCACGCCATCCGGGAGAAGCTCATCCTCGCCCAGGAGTCGGCCGTCCTCTCCCCCAGCTCGTTCAGCCAGCTGATCATCTCCGAGTACCTGCACGCCTCGGACTGGAAGGGCCAGATCGACACCTTCCGCGGGGTCTACCGGGAGCGGCGCGACGCCACGCTCTCCGCCCTCCAGGAGCACCTGCCCGGTCTCTCGTGGACCGTGCCCAACGGGGGCTTCTACGTCTGGCTGAAGCTCCCCGAGCAGCTCGACTCGAAGCAGATGCTCCCGCGGGCCGTCACCGCGCTCGTGGCCTACACGCCCGGCACCGCCTTCTACGCCGACGGCCGCGGTCGCGACGCCATCCGCCTGTCGTTCTGCTACCCGACACCCGAGCGCATCCGCGAGGGTGTCCGCCGGATGGCCGGCGTCATCGACGACGAGCTGGACCTGCTCAGCACGTTCTCCGGCACGGGCTCGCTCGCGTCGCGCACCACGACGTCCGTGGCCGCCCCGCCGCCGGACCTCGACTGACCCCGCCCCACCGACCACGATCGGATCCAGCACCATGACCGCACACGAGCCCCTCTCCGTCGTCGTCCTGGCGGGCGGCATCTCCCATGAGCGTGACGTGTCGTTGCGCAGCGGCCGTCGCGTCGCGGACGCCCTCCGCGGCGTGGGCGTCAGCGCCTCCCTGCGTGACCCGGACGCCACGCTGCTGGACTTCCTCCGGGACACCCCGCCCACGGTGGTCTGGCCCGTCCTCCACGGCGCCAGCGGCGAGGACGGCGCGCTCCTCGGCCTGCTCGAGCTCGCCGGCGTCCCGTACGTCGGCTCGTCGGCGCGCGCGGCGCGACTCGCCTGGGACAAGCCCACCGCCAAGGCGCTGGCGGAGGCCGCCGGGATCCGCACCCCCCGTTCCGTGACGCTTCCGAAGGACACGTTCCGCGAGCTCGGCGCCGCCGCCGTCCTGCGGCTCGTCACGGAGGCGATGCCGGCTCCCTACGCCGTGAAGCCGGCTCGCGGCGGATCCGCGCAGGGCGTCACCATCGTGCGCGACGCGGACTCCCTCCCCCGCGCCATGGTCGACGCGTACACCTACGGCGACGTCGCCCTGATCGAGCAGCTCGTCGAGGGCACGGAGCTCGCCATCGGCGTCCTCGACACCGGCGACGGGCCGACGGCGATGCCCGCGACGGAGATCGTCCCCACGTCGGGCGTCTACGGCTACGAGGCCCGTTACAACGCCGGCCTCACGCGCTTCTACACGCCTGCGCGCATCCCACCGGCGGCGGCGCAAGCGGCCGCCGAGGCAGCAGTGGGGATCCACCGGGCCATCGGCATCGGGCAGGTCTCACGCGTGGACGTCATCGTGGACGCCGCCGGCGACCCCTGGTTCCTCGAGGTCAACGTCATCCCCGGCCTCACGGAGACGTCGCTCCTCCCGCAGGGGCTGGCAGCCGCGGGCATCGACGTCGGCGACCTCTACCGCCGGCTCGCGGACGCCGCCAGGGCGACGGCCGTCACCACCGCCTGACGTCTCCGCCCGAACACGACTCAGGAGAGCGCACGACCTCGTGCGCTCCCCTGTGGCATCCGCGGCACCGTTCGACGGTGTCAGCTCACGTCGGCATCCGGGACGCCCATCTCCTGCATGATCCGGGTCAGGTCGCCCATCGTCGCGAAGTCGATCACCATCTGCCCCTTCTGCGCGGACATCGTCACGCGGACGCTCGTGTTCAGGTGGTCGCCGACGCGCTGCGCGGCCTCCTCGAGGTGCGCCGTGCGCGCGTTCGCGGCGCTCTTGCGCGGCTTGACGACGCGCTGGCCGCGCTGTGCGGCCGCCTCAGCGGCCCGCACCGACAGGTCCTCGTTCACGATCTTGTCGGCGAGGTGCCTCATCGCCTCCTCGTCGCCCGAGGAGAGGATCGCCCGCGCATGACCCGCGGAGAGCACGCCGGCGGCCACGCGGTGCTGCACGTCCTCGGGCAGACGGAGCAAGCGGATGGTGTTCGTGATCTGGGGGCGGGAGCGTCCCAGCCGCTGCGCGAGCTCATCCTGGGTGATCGCGAAGTCGGCCAGCAGCTGCTGGTATGCGCTCGCCTCCTCCAGGGGATTCAACTCCGATCGATGGAGGTTCTCGAGCAGGGCGTCGCGCAACATCGACTCATCGGCCGTGTCCTTGATGACAGCCGGGATCGTGTCGAGCCCCAGCTCCTTGGTCGCCCGCAGGCGCCGCTCCCCCATCACCAGCTCGTAGCGGGTCCGCCCATCTGCGTCGGCGCCGAGCGGACGGACGACGATGGGCTGCAGCACCCCGTACTCGCGGATCGACACCACGAGCTCCTGCAGCTCGTCCGGACGGAAGTCCGTGCGCGGCTGCTGGGCGTTGGGGCGGATGTCAGCCGGATCCAGGTTCGCCAGGCGCGCACCGGGGACCGCCACGAGCTCGGGCTCGCGCTTGCTCGTCGCCGCGTCCCGCCCGTCGCCGCCCTGGACCCCGCTCGGCGCTCCGGCCCCGATGCTGTCGGGGAAGAAGACATCCACCGGGCGGCTGCGCTCGTCGGACGTGGGGATGAGGGCGCCGATGCCGCGCCCCAGGCCGGTTCTCTTGGTTGCCATTACTTCGGGGCTCCTCGGTGTGCGATCTCCGCTGCGGCCTCCAGGTAGGAGAGCGCACCGGGCGAATTGGGGTCGTAGCTGATGACGCTCTGTCCGTAGCTGGGCGCCTCGCTGATGCGGACGGAGCGTGGGATGAGCGTCGTGAGGGTCTGCTGCGGGAAGTGCTCGCGCACCTCAGCAGCCACCTGCTGCGCCAGGTTGGTGCGTCCGTCGTACATGGTCAGCAGGATCGTGGACATCGAGAGCTCGGGATTCAGATGCTGCGAGATCAGCTCGATGTTGGACAAAAGCTGGCTCAGGCCCTCCAAGGCGTAGTACTCACACTGGATGGGGATGAGCACCTCCCTCGCGGCACTGAACGCGTTGATGGTGAGCAGTCCCAAAGACGGCGGGCAGTCAATCAGGACGTAGTCGAAGCCCTGGCCATCCTCACTCGCCAGGAAGACGTCGAGAGCCTGGCGGAGCCGACGCTCCCGCCGGTCCAGGGTCACGAGCTCGATCTCGGCGCCAGCGAGGTGGATGGTGGCCGGTACGCAGTAGAGCGTGTCGAATTCCGGACTCCTCTGCAGGGCATCCTCGATGCGCGCCTCGTTGACGAGCACGTCGTAGACGCTCGAGAGGTCGGATGACCGATCCGTTCCCAGCGCGGTCGAGGCATTGCCTTGAGGATCGAGATCGATGACGAGAGTACGTGCTCCGGCCTTCGCAAGAGCGGCGGCCAGGTTCACCGTCGAGGTGGTCTTGCCCACACCGCCCTTCTGGTTCGCGATGGTGAAGACCCGTGTGCTGACCGGCCGAGGGAGCACGATCCCAGCGAGTGCCTTCCGCCGCCGACTGGTCTCCGACAGCTCCCGGGCGATGGGGCTGAGGTCGTCATCCATGGGCGACATCCAATCGGTCGGAGTTGGTGGGCACTGGCGTGAAGCACTGAGCATGTTTCACGTGGAACATGAACCTCATCCGCGCACGATGCACTGCGAATGCGGACCTGATCAGCATCTGAGCGGAACCGATGACTTGCCCGCCTCTCATGCGACTCGGGCTCGGATCACGCGCGTCACTTCCTCGACCTGCCCTTCACCCAGGGTCAGCACTTCGACGTCCTCTAGGTGGTGACGTCGAATGACCTTGCCCGCGGCTTCCACCTCTCGCTCGGCGTTGGCGCCCTTCATCAGCACCAACTCCCCACCGGTCTTCACGAGTGGGGCGGTCATCGGGATGAGCTTCGCGAACGCACTCACCGCTCGGGCGGTCACCTGATCGAGGGCATAGTCCTGAAGGACGTCCTCTGCTCGCGCGCGACGTACCTCGACGTTTCCCAATTCGAGATGGGCTACCTGCTCCTCGAGCCAGGCGACCCGACGCTCCATCGGTTCGATGAGAACGAACCGCACGTCAGGTCGCGCGAT is a genomic window of Clavibacter capsici containing:
- the trxB gene encoding thioredoxin-disulfide reductase, with the translated sequence MRQIIIIGSGPAGYTAAIYAARANLTPLLIASSVEAGGELMNTTEVENYPGFPEGIQGPDLMMAMQAQAERFGTEVVLDDVTSVDLTGDVKRVTLGNGDVHEALAVIAATGSAYRKLGLPAEDRFSGHGVSWCATCDGFFFRQKTIAVVGGGDSAMEEATFLTRFAEKVYVIHRKDTLRASKIMQERAFENPKIEFVWNAQVVDITGGEKVDGVVLEDTVTGEQRPLALDGLFIAIGNDPRTHLFHQQLELTAEGTIAVEGRSSRTNLPGVFAAGDVIDPTYRQAITAAASGTVAALDAEHFLASLPDTLLDAASDGPDGPAGHGAPAAGSAVDPDGELVGAEQ
- the trxA gene encoding thioredoxin, which gives rise to MSHSRDVTDASFQADVLDAEKTVIVDFWAPWCGPCKAVSPVLDQIAAENPGIELVKIDVDDNPEVAMKYKITSIPAMKVFQKGEVVKTVIGAKPKPALEQEFADFLK
- a CDS encoding aminotransferase-like domain-containing protein; translation: MTPAGSPRDPAGTNLDPWFPHYAERTSGLSASEVRALFAVASRPEVVSLAGGMPFVSALPQELIVTAMEKVMRERGPVALQYGGGQGTPELREDILEVMALEGIRGSVDDIVTTTGSQQALDLVTKLFIDPGDVILAEAPSYVGAIGVFRSYQAVVEHVIMDDDGLVPEALREAIARIRGEGRTIKFLYTVPNFHNPAGVTMSAARRPEILEICRSNDILVLEDNPYGLLWFDRPAPDAMRSLDDEGVIYLGSFSKTLAPGFRVGWALAPHAIREKLILAQESAVLSPSSFSQLIISEYLHASDWKGQIDTFRGVYRERRDATLSALQEHLPGLSWTVPNGGFYVWLKLPEQLDSKQMLPRAVTALVAYTPGTAFYADGRGRDAIRLSFCYPTPERIREGVRRMAGVIDDELDLLSTFSGTGSLASRTTTSVAAPPPDLD
- a CDS encoding D-alanine--D-alanine ligase family protein: MTAHEPLSVVVLAGGISHERDVSLRSGRRVADALRGVGVSASLRDPDATLLDFLRDTPPTVVWPVLHGASGEDGALLGLLELAGVPYVGSSARAARLAWDKPTAKALAEAAGIRTPRSVTLPKDTFRELGAAAVLRLVTEAMPAPYAVKPARGGSAQGVTIVRDADSLPRAMVDAYTYGDVALIEQLVEGTELAIGVLDTGDGPTAMPATEIVPTSGVYGYEARYNAGLTRFYTPARIPPAAAQAAAEAAVGIHRAIGIGQVSRVDVIVDAAGDPWFLEVNVIPGLTETSLLPQGLAAAGIDVGDLYRRLADAARATAVTTA
- a CDS encoding ParB/RepB/Spo0J family partition protein yields the protein MATKRTGLGRGIGALIPTSDERSRPVDVFFPDSIGAGAPSGVQGGDGRDAATSKREPELVAVPGARLANLDPADIRPNAQQPRTDFRPDELQELVVSIREYGVLQPIVVRPLGADADGRTRYELVMGERRLRATKELGLDTIPAVIKDTADESMLRDALLENLHRSELNPLEEASAYQQLLADFAITQDELAQRLGRSRPQITNTIRLLRLPEDVQHRVAAGVLSAGHARAILSSGDEEAMRHLADKIVNEDLSVRAAEAAAQRGQRVVKPRKSAANARTAHLEEAAQRVGDHLNTSVRVTMSAQKGQMVIDFATMGDLTRIMQEMGVPDADVS
- a CDS encoding ParA family protein; translation: MDDDLSPIARELSETSRRRKALAGIVLPRPVSTRVFTIANQKGGVGKTTSTVNLAAALAKAGARTLVIDLDPQGNASTALGTDRSSDLSSVYDVLVNEARIEDALQRSPEFDTLYCVPATIHLAGAEIELVTLDRRERRLRQALDVFLASEDGQGFDYVLIDCPPSLGLLTINAFSAAREVLIPIQCEYYALEGLSQLLSNIELISQHLNPELSMSTILLTMYDGRTNLAQQVAAEVREHFPQQTLTTLIPRSVRISEAPSYGQSVISYDPNSPGALSYLEAAAEIAHRGAPK
- the rsmG gene encoding 16S rRNA (guanine(527)-N(7))-methyltransferase RsmG, encoding MHEKVMIEPEPAVAAELFGDRIGTAREFTTQLGQRGEELGLIGPLEPPRLWSRHVLNSVLVAPLLRPGLVGDIGSGAGLPGLVLAIARPDVRFVLIEPMERRVAWLEEQVAHLELGNVEVRRARAEDVLQDYALDQVTARAVSAFAKLIPMTAPLVKTGGELVLMKGANAEREVEAAGKVIRRHHLEDVEVLTLGEGQVEEVTRVIRARVA